A region of Methyloversatilis discipulorum DNA encodes the following proteins:
- the minD gene encoding septum site-determining protein MinD, giving the protein MTRIVVVTSGKGGVGKTTTSAAFSSGLALRGKKTAVIDFDVGLRNLDLIMGCERRVVYDFVNVIHGEANLTQALIKDKHCDNLFVLPASQTRDKDALTEEGVEKVLKDLADMGFDYIVCDSPAGIEHGAVMALTFADEAVIVTNPEVSSVRDSDRILGILQSKSRRARDGREPVKEHLVVTRYSPKRAVEGEMLSHVDVQEILRIPVLGVIPESEIVLQASNQGTPAIHMEGSDVAQAYEDVVARFLGEERPLRFVDYEKPGLLKRLFGGK; this is encoded by the coding sequence GTGACCCGTATCGTAGTCGTGACATCCGGCAAGGGCGGCGTGGGCAAGACCACCACCAGCGCCGCGTTTTCGTCCGGCCTTGCACTGCGCGGCAAGAAGACCGCGGTGATCGATTTCGACGTCGGCCTGCGCAACCTCGACCTCATCATGGGCTGCGAACGCCGCGTGGTGTATGACTTCGTGAACGTGATCCACGGCGAAGCCAACCTGACGCAGGCGCTGATCAAGGACAAGCACTGCGACAACCTGTTCGTGCTGCCGGCCTCGCAGACGCGCGACAAGGACGCACTGACCGAGGAAGGCGTCGAGAAGGTGCTGAAGGACCTCGCCGACATGGGTTTCGACTACATCGTCTGCGACTCGCCGGCCGGCATCGAGCACGGTGCGGTGATGGCGCTCACCTTCGCCGATGAGGCGGTCATCGTGACCAATCCGGAAGTCAGTTCGGTGCGCGACTCGGACCGCATCCTCGGCATCCTGCAATCGAAATCGCGCCGCGCGCGCGACGGCCGCGAGCCGGTGAAGGAACATCTGGTGGTCACCCGCTACTCGCCCAAGCGCGCCGTTGAAGGCGAGATGCTGAGCCACGTCGACGTGCAGGAAATCCTGCGCATTCCGGTGCTGGGCGTGATCCCGGAATCGGAAATCGTGCTGCAGGCCTCGAACCAGGGCACGCCGGCCATCCACATGGAAGGCAGCGACGTCGCCCAGGCGTACGAAGACGTGGTCGCGCGCTTCCTCGGCGAGGAGCGTCCGCTGCGCTTCGTCGACTACGAAAAGCCCGGCCTGCTCAAGCGCCTGTTCGGAGGGAAGTAA
- a CDS encoding arsenate reductase: MRALRIPPLNTPMLCVFGIKRCDTMSRAFAWLADRHIDFQLHDYKKDGVPADALADWIRRAGWQAVVNTRGTTFRKLPPEQTADLDADRAFALLSANPSAIRRPIVDHDGELLIGFDPQRWSEVLG, translated from the coding sequence ATGCGCGCTCTCCGGATTCCACCCCTGAACACCCCCATGCTTTGCGTCTTCGGTATCAAGCGTTGCGACACCATGTCGCGTGCCTTCGCCTGGCTTGCCGACCGGCACATCGACTTCCAGCTGCATGACTACAAGAAGGATGGCGTGCCGGCGGACGCGCTGGCCGACTGGATACGCCGCGCCGGCTGGCAGGCCGTCGTCAATACGCGCGGCACCACCTTCCGCAAGCTGCCGCCCGAGCAAACCGCCGATCTCGACGCCGATCGCGCCTTCGCGCTGCTCAGCGCCAACCCGTCGGCCATCCGCCGGCCCATCGTCGACCACGACGGCGAACTGCTGATCGGTTTCGACCCGCAACGCTGGTCGGAGGTGCTCGGATGA
- a CDS encoding fused MFS/spermidine synthase: protein MSLATLLGSGRTKTPRNSIDVSEAAGVRYLHFGSEWVQGAMRVARPFALELEYTREMMLPLLFAPNDAWPARVLVIGLGAGSVTKFLHRYCPQSTITVVEIDPRMPAIAAMHFRLPAEDERLRIVIDDGAKFIAESETEWDFILVDGYDHRARANALDTAAFHQHCRAHLAADGRVSLNMFGRTRGFRASAQRLIDAHDGRALVLPSLDEGNAICIAGGAETIDLSLDTLRERARQLRAQTTLNLTPTLSRLEKAGYCPGGRLTL from the coding sequence TTGAGCCTCGCTACGCTGTTGGGCAGCGGCCGCACGAAGACACCGCGTAACTCGATAGACGTGTCCGAGGCGGCCGGCGTGCGCTACCTGCACTTCGGTTCCGAATGGGTGCAGGGCGCCATGCGCGTCGCGCGCCCGTTCGCGCTGGAGCTCGAATACACGCGCGAAATGATGCTGCCGCTGCTGTTCGCGCCGAACGATGCGTGGCCTGCGCGCGTGCTGGTGATCGGGCTGGGCGCGGGCTCAGTTACCAAATTCCTGCATCGTTACTGCCCGCAGTCGACCATCACCGTGGTCGAGATCGATCCGCGCATGCCGGCCATTGCGGCGATGCATTTCCGGCTGCCGGCCGAGGATGAGCGCCTGCGCATCGTCATCGACGACGGCGCGAAATTCATCGCCGAAAGCGAGACGGAGTGGGATTTCATCCTGGTCGATGGCTATGACCACCGGGCGCGTGCCAATGCGCTCGACACCGCCGCCTTCCATCAGCACTGCCGCGCACACCTGGCCGCCGACGGGCGCGTCAGCCTGAACATGTTCGGCCGCACGCGCGGCTTCCGTGCTAGTGCGCAGCGCCTGATCGACGCCCACGACGGGCGGGCGCTGGTGCTGCCCTCGCTGGACGAAGGCAACGCGATCTGTATCGCCGGCGGCGCCGAAACGATAGACCTGTCGCTCGACACCTTGCGCGAGCGCGCCCGCCAGCTGCGCGCGCAGACCACGCTGAATCTGACGCCCACCCTGAGCCGTCTGGAAAAGGCAGGTTATTGCCCCGGCGGCCGGCTCACGCTCTGA
- the minE gene encoding cell division topological specificity factor MinE, with protein sequence MSLLSLIFGQKQKTASIAKERLQLIIARERGSNSAPDFLPALQQELVAVISKYVRVNPEDIKVQLEKQDNYEVLEVNIVLPEQRN encoded by the coding sequence ATGTCCCTGCTTTCCCTGATCTTCGGCCAGAAGCAGAAGACCGCTTCGATCGCGAAGGAACGCCTGCAGCTCATCATCGCGCGCGAACGCGGATCGAACTCGGCGCCCGACTTCCTGCCGGCGCTGCAGCAGGAACTGGTGGCGGTGATTTCCAAGTACGTGCGCGTGAACCCGGAAGACATCAAGGTCCAGCTCGAAAAGCAGGACAACTACGAGGTACTCGAAGTCAACATCGTGCTGCCCGAGCAGCGCAATTGA
- the hslO gene encoding Hsp33 family molecular chaperone HslO, with protein MSASDLIQRFMFEGLDIRGARVRLSEGWQSMLRGRGYGPVVTRLLGEVTVVSLMVGGQLKQPGRLTVQVRGNGAMGMLVVDCDQQLRIRGMASAPADLVEAPLPELLGDGHLVMTMQPESSPTPYQSVVPLEGATVAEVFEHFLEQSEQQPTALWLAADGDTASGLFLQKLPGADQRDTDGWARVCHLAATVTPDELKTLDTETLLSRLFHEEIQAGGIRVFEAQTPRHHCPRDEEKVRRLVLSLGRAEVESILAEKGELHIHDDMCNHDYRFSAADIARLFGDPPAAVH; from the coding sequence ATGAGCGCATCTGACCTGATCCAGCGCTTCATGTTCGAAGGTCTGGACATACGCGGCGCCCGCGTGCGCCTGTCCGAGGGCTGGCAGTCCATGCTGCGCGGCCGCGGCTACGGACCCGTCGTGACGCGCCTGCTCGGCGAAGTGACCGTGGTGTCGCTGATGGTGGGCGGCCAGCTCAAGCAGCCGGGCCGGCTGACGGTTCAGGTGCGCGGCAATGGCGCCATGGGCATGCTGGTGGTCGATTGCGACCAGCAACTGCGCATCCGCGGCATGGCGAGTGCGCCGGCCGATCTGGTCGAAGCACCGCTGCCCGAACTGCTGGGCGACGGCCATCTGGTGATGACCATGCAGCCCGAAAGCTCGCCTACGCCTTACCAGAGCGTGGTACCGCTCGAAGGCGCCACCGTGGCCGAGGTGTTCGAACACTTCCTCGAACAGTCCGAACAGCAGCCCACCGCCTTGTGGCTGGCTGCCGACGGCGACACGGCGAGCGGATTGTTCCTGCAGAAGCTGCCGGGCGCCGATCAGCGCGACACCGACGGCTGGGCCCGTGTGTGCCATCTGGCCGCCACGGTGACGCCCGACGAACTGAAGACGCTGGACACCGAAACACTGCTCAGCCGACTGTTCCACGAGGAGATACAGGCCGGCGGAATCCGCGTGTTCGAGGCACAGACGCCGCGCCATCACTGCCCGCGTGACGAGGAAAAGGTCCGTCGACTCGTGCTGTCGCTGGGCCGCGCCGAGGTCGAATCCATCCTCGCCGAGAAGGGCGAGCTGCACATCCATGACGACATGTGCAATCACGACTACCGCTTCAGCGCGGCCGACATCGCCCGCCTGTTCGGCGATCCGCCGGCTGCGGTGCATTGA
- a CDS encoding c-type cytochrome, with product MMKKFAFVALAAMVGMSVAHAGDAAKGKEKSAACAACHGADGNSPAPAFPRIGGQHEDYLLQALQQYKKGTRKNAIMAAQVGALSDQDMADLAAYFASQAGPLVTRR from the coding sequence ATGATGAAGAAATTCGCATTCGTTGCGCTCGCCGCCATGGTGGGCATGTCTGTCGCCCACGCCGGCGATGCCGCCAAGGGCAAGGAAAAGTCCGCTGCCTGCGCCGCCTGTCATGGTGCCGACGGCAACAGCCCGGCGCCGGCCTTCCCGCGCATCGGTGGTCAGCACGAGGACTACCTGCTGCAGGCGCTGCAGCAATACAAGAAGGGCACGCGCAAGAACGCCATCATGGCGGCTCAGGTCGGTGCGCTGAGCGACCAGGACATGGCCGATCTGGCCGCCTACTTCGCGTCGCAGGCCGGTCCGCTGGTCACCCGTCGCTGA
- the minC gene encoding septum site-determining protein MinC, producing the protein MARKPDTSAIELKSATLEAMRAVLRSNDSIAIAAALDARLGSMPGFFSGEPVVIDCSELPADARPDLPAIRDALGRHALTAVAVQAACDAAADDARALGMAVLAADSAPRSVPTPAPEPVPTPEISAPAPAPAPEPVAAAVPEAVVTQAQRRTEIIDKPLRSGQRIYARGCDLVVLAMVSAGAEVIADGNIHIYAPLRGRALAGASGDTQARIFTTCFEAELVSIAGVYRTFEHTASGELLRRPAHVRLEDHSDKQVLTVAALATT; encoded by the coding sequence ATGGCGCGCAAGCCCGATACTTCGGCCATAGAACTTAAAAGCGCCACGCTCGAAGCGATGCGTGCCGTGCTGCGCAGCAACGACAGCATAGCCATCGCCGCAGCGCTCGACGCGCGGCTCGGCAGCATGCCCGGCTTCTTTTCCGGCGAACCGGTGGTGATCGACTGCAGCGAACTGCCGGCCGACGCCCGCCCCGATCTGCCGGCCATCCGCGACGCACTGGGCCGTCACGCGCTGACCGCAGTCGCCGTGCAGGCCGCGTGCGATGCAGCAGCGGACGACGCGCGCGCGCTCGGCATGGCCGTACTGGCCGCCGACAGCGCACCCCGCTCCGTGCCCACCCCGGCGCCGGAGCCCGTGCCGACGCCGGAAATTTCGGCCCCGGCGCCTGCACCAGCCCCTGAACCGGTGGCGGCAGCTGTGCCGGAAGCCGTGGTCACGCAGGCGCAGCGACGCACCGAAATCATCGACAAGCCCCTGCGCTCGGGTCAGCGCATCTATGCCCGCGGCTGCGATCTGGTCGTGCTGGCCATGGTCAGCGCTGGCGCCGAAGTGATCGCCGACGGCAACATCCACATCTACGCACCGCTGCGCGGCCGCGCGCTGGCCGGCGCCTCGGGCGACACGCAGGCGCGCATCTTCACCACCTGCTTCGAGGCGGAACTGGTATCGATCGCCGGCGTGTACAGGACCTTCGAACACACGGCCAGCGGCGAACTGCTGCGCCGACCGGCGCACGTGCGCCTGGAAGACCATTCGGACAAACAGGTATTGACCGTCGCCGCTTTGGCGACCACCTGA